From a single Bacillus pumilus genomic region:
- the thiI gene encoding tRNA uracil 4-sulfurtransferase ThiI: MTYDHILVRFGEISTKGKNRKKFIEKLRQHIRFVLKDFEALKYASDRDRITIMLNGEDPESISEQLKGVFGIQSFSLAVKCETNLDAIKEAALTAVQEVYKHGDTFKVSTKRSYKQFELDSNEMNREIGGHVLKNTENLTVNVKQPDVHLRIEIREHATYITFKDVKGAGGLPVGSSGRAMLMLSGGFDSPVAGYQAMKRGIQIEAVHFFSPPYTSERAKQKVIDLAECLAAYGGEVKLHIVPFTQIQELIHKQVPENYTMTSTRRMMLKIADKIRAKRDALAIITGESLGQVASQTLESMYAINHVTSTPIIRPLIAVDKNDIIEEARRIGTYDTSIQPFEDCCTIFTPPSPKTKPKLEKVERYESFADFEPMLDEAVEQIETIIVTNEKKAADKFADLF, translated from the coding sequence ATGACATATGATCATATTTTAGTCCGTTTTGGGGAGATCTCAACAAAAGGGAAAAATAGAAAGAAATTTATTGAAAAACTAAGACAGCATATTCGATTTGTATTGAAAGATTTTGAAGCATTAAAGTATGCATCTGATAGAGACCGCATCACGATCATGCTGAACGGAGAAGACCCTGAATCGATTTCAGAACAGCTTAAAGGCGTATTTGGCATTCAAAGCTTTAGTCTGGCGGTGAAATGTGAGACAAATCTTGATGCCATCAAAGAAGCGGCATTAACAGCGGTACAGGAAGTATATAAACATGGAGATACATTTAAGGTCTCAACGAAACGTTCTTATAAACAATTTGAACTTGATTCAAATGAAATGAACCGTGAAATTGGCGGACATGTTCTGAAGAATACAGAAAACTTAACGGTCAATGTCAAACAGCCAGATGTGCATTTGCGTATTGAAATTAGAGAACATGCAACATACATTACATTTAAAGATGTCAAGGGCGCAGGCGGATTGCCGGTTGGTTCAAGCGGGAGAGCAATGCTCATGCTTTCAGGCGGATTTGACAGCCCAGTTGCCGGCTATCAAGCGATGAAACGAGGGATTCAAATTGAAGCGGTGCATTTCTTTAGTCCCCCATATACAAGTGAACGTGCCAAGCAAAAAGTCATTGATCTTGCAGAATGTTTAGCAGCATATGGAGGCGAAGTGAAGCTTCACATCGTTCCTTTTACACAAATTCAAGAGCTGATACACAAACAAGTACCTGAAAACTATACGATGACATCAACAAGAAGAATGATGCTGAAAATAGCTGATAAAATAAGAGCAAAGCGTGATGCACTTGCGATCATTACTGGTGAAAGCCTTGGACAAGTAGCAAGTCAGACACTTGAAAGCATGTATGCCATTAACCATGTGACAAGCACACCTATTATTCGCCCGCTGATTGCTGTTGATAAAAATGACATTATTGAAGAAGCGAGACGAATTGGCACATACGATACAAGTATTCAACCCTTCGAGGATTGCTGTACGATCTTTACGCCGCCGTCACCTAAAACAAAACCGAAGCTTGAGAAAGTAGAACGCTACGAAAGCTTTGCTGACTTCGAGCCAATGCTTGATGAGGCAGTGGAACAAATCGAAACGATTATCGTCACAAATGAGAAGAAAGCGGCAGATAAATTCGCTGATTTATTTTAG
- the brnQ gene encoding branched-chain amino acid transport system II carrier protein, translating to MKNSLSIKETLAIGLMLFALFFGAGNMIFPPVLGQYAGENVWLAIGGFLLTGVGLPLLGVIAVALTGTGAKGLADKAHPKFGTIFTVILYLSIGPFFAIPRTSTVSYEIGLAPFLPGAQSTSWVPLFIFTVVFFTISYLLALNPSKLVDRIGKILTPILLTVIAIIVIKAIATPMGMIGAPDATYEANPLFTGFLEGYKTMDALASIVFGIIVVTAVKERGITERKSLAAACIKAGLVAAAGLALVYISLAYVGASSPDATGMVGANDGGKLLSLSANFLFGSAGNIVLGAAILFACLTTSVGLISSCGEYFSKLFPSLSYRTVVLIVSLFSTLVANLGLAQIISLSVPVLVTIYPLAIVIILLSFLDRWINGRRLIYIVSLIFTGFFAIIDGLLAAKVNLGGLPNILKAIVPFYDLGIGWVIPAIIGALVGLLISMFTTPPKQLAS from the coding sequence TTGAAAAATAGTTTAAGTATAAAGGAGACGCTAGCCATTGGTCTAATGCTTTTTGCATTATTCTTTGGCGCAGGAAATATGATTTTTCCACCTGTTCTTGGACAATATGCGGGTGAAAATGTATGGCTTGCCATCGGAGGATTTTTACTCACAGGAGTAGGTCTTCCGCTTCTAGGGGTAATTGCAGTTGCTCTTACGGGTACCGGCGCAAAAGGCCTTGCAGATAAAGCACATCCTAAATTCGGAACCATTTTCACCGTCATTCTGTATTTATCCATCGGACCATTTTTCGCTATTCCGCGAACGAGTACGGTTTCATACGAGATAGGATTAGCTCCATTTCTGCCAGGGGCACAATCCACTTCATGGGTACCGCTATTCATCTTTACAGTTGTATTCTTCACTATCTCATATCTGCTTGCTTTAAATCCTTCAAAGCTGGTTGATCGAATTGGTAAAATTTTGACACCGATCTTATTAACTGTTATTGCCATTATTGTCATTAAAGCCATTGCTACGCCAATGGGAATGATTGGTGCTCCTGATGCAACCTATGAGGCAAACCCGCTCTTTACTGGATTTTTAGAAGGCTATAAAACAATGGATGCTCTTGCTTCTATCGTATTTGGGATCATTGTAGTGACAGCTGTTAAGGAAAGAGGCATTACAGAGCGAAAATCTCTTGCAGCCGCTTGTATTAAAGCAGGACTCGTGGCAGCTGCTGGGCTGGCACTCGTGTACATTTCACTTGCTTATGTGGGTGCTTCAAGCCCTGATGCGACGGGCATGGTTGGAGCAAATGATGGCGGCAAGCTGCTTTCACTTTCTGCCAACTTTTTATTCGGATCTGCTGGTAACATTGTTCTTGGCGCCGCTATTTTATTCGCTTGTTTAACGACGAGTGTCGGACTTATATCATCTTGTGGGGAATATTTTTCAAAACTCTTCCCTAGCCTTTCTTATCGCACAGTTGTTCTAATTGTATCTTTATTTAGTACACTCGTTGCAAACCTTGGATTGGCACAAATTATCTCTTTATCTGTTCCAGTTCTTGTGACGATCTATCCATTGGCCATTGTCATTATTTTATTGTCGTTCCTTGATCGCTGGATTAACGGCAGAAGACTTATTTATATCGTATCACTCATCTTTACTGGTTTCTTTGCTATCATTGATGGATTATTAGCTGCTAAAGTCAATCTAGGTGGCTTGCCTAACATCTTGAAAGCAATCGTTCCGTTTTACGATTTAGGCATTGGCTGGGTCATACCAGCAATTATCGGTGCTCTGGTAGGTTTACTTATTTCGATGTTTACCACCCCGCCAAAACAGCTCGCCTCTTAA
- the brnQ gene encoding branched-chain amino acid transport system II carrier protein: MKATLSTKDTVIIGFMLFALFFGAGNMIYPPELGQYAGQNVWKAMGGFLLTGVGLPLLGIIAIALTGRDAKGLADKAHPAFGTAFTVILYLSIGPLFAIPRTGTVSYEIGALPFLAGVPAWLSLLLFTLVFFGITYYLALNPTKIVDRVGKVLTPIKFTIIFIIIVKAILTPMGVIGTPDVSYSNGSFFKGFLEGYKTMDALASIVFGVVVINAIKGRGVTSKKALTSACIKAGLIAACGLTFVYLSLAYLGASSTQSIGFVGDGSKILAQSSQFLFGSLGNIVLGAAITVACLTTSIGLVTSCGEYFSNLLPKLSYKMVVTLVTLFSFIISNFGLAHIIAFSVPVLTAIYPLAIVIIVLSLADKWMGQRRPVYVLTLILTGCVSLFDGLVAAKLPIGPVEDLFQTILPLYDLGIGWVVPAIFGVVIGFVLSLFTSSASQKREKQAS; encoded by the coding sequence ATGAAGGCAACTTTGTCGACGAAAGATACGGTTATCATAGGTTTTATGCTGTTTGCTCTATTCTTCGGCGCCGGTAATATGATTTATCCACCAGAGCTTGGTCAATACGCTGGGCAAAATGTGTGGAAAGCAATGGGCGGATTTTTATTAACAGGTGTCGGTTTACCTCTTCTAGGGATTATTGCGATCGCTTTAACAGGTCGAGATGCGAAAGGATTAGCTGATAAAGCTCACCCAGCTTTTGGAACAGCGTTTACCGTCATTTTATATTTATCTATTGGGCCGCTTTTCGCTATTCCTCGTACAGGAACGGTTTCATATGAAATTGGTGCATTGCCCTTTTTAGCAGGTGTACCAGCTTGGCTCTCACTTCTTTTATTCACACTTGTCTTTTTTGGTATTACGTATTATCTCGCTCTAAATCCAACGAAGATTGTGGATCGTGTAGGGAAAGTGTTAACACCGATTAAATTTACGATTATTTTTATTATTATTGTCAAAGCCATTTTAACGCCGATGGGCGTTATTGGCACACCGGATGTCTCCTATAGCAACGGGTCATTTTTCAAAGGATTTCTAGAGGGCTATAAAACAATGGATGCTCTTGCTTCTATTGTGTTTGGAGTTGTTGTCATCAACGCCATTAAAGGACGCGGTGTGACAAGTAAAAAAGCGCTGACTTCTGCTTGTATCAAGGCCGGTCTGATTGCAGCTTGCGGATTAACATTTGTTTATCTATCACTTGCTTATTTAGGCGCTTCTAGTACACAATCCATTGGTTTTGTTGGAGATGGCAGTAAAATCTTGGCTCAGTCTTCTCAATTTTTATTTGGCAGTTTAGGAAATATTGTGTTGGGTGCTGCGATTACGGTTGCTTGTTTAACGACAAGTATCGGCCTCGTTACATCATGTGGAGAGTATTTCTCAAATTTATTACCTAAGCTTTCTTATAAAATGGTCGTTACACTCGTGACATTATTCAGTTTTATCATTTCAAATTTTGGACTTGCTCATATTATCGCTTTCTCTGTACCAGTTTTAACTGCCATCTACCCGTTAGCGATTGTCATCATTGTTTTGTCGCTGGCAGATAAATGGATGGGCCAAAGAAGACCTGTTTATGTCCTTACTTTGATTTTAACTGGCTGCGTCAGTTTGTTTGACGGCTTAGTAGCAGCAAAACTCCCAATTGGTCCAGTAGAGGATCTCTTTCAAACGATTTTACCTTTATATGATCTTGGGATTGGCTGGGTTGTACCTGCTATTTTCGGGGTGGTCATTGGATTTGTTCTTTCTCTTTTCACTTCTTCTGCTTCCCAAAAGCGGGAGAAACAAGCATCTTAA
- the ezrA gene encoding septation ring formation regulator EzrA, which produces MEFIIGLIVILLALFSVGYFLRKNIYKEIDRLEAWKIEILNRSIVEEISKIKHLKMTGETEQFFERWRAEWDDIVTAHLPKVEELLYDAEEYSDKYRFSKAKQVLTHIEDLLSAADSNIEDILKEIADLVTSEEQNRKDIEKVKEQYQTVRKNLLAYSHLYGTLYDKMEQDLDEAWEGIKQYEEETENGNYMQARKILLEQDRRLDQLQLYINDVPKLIADCKQTVPGQLTKLEDGYKEMIDKGYKLEHIQITKELENLNKQLTRAEKLLIDELHLEEASSILQMIDDAIQTLYDQLEAEVEAGQEIKSKMPELTEAFEKLEQDHTQTKAETALVKESYKLSAGELDQQKAFEKRLEEIEKLMKQIREKLDRDHVAYSLLMDEINQLETFIEDAKALHDTFKDHLQSLRKEELQARETLAEFKTMLTDTVRHLHKSNIPGVPVEMKERAEKAQEMIQQVHEQLENLPLNMSAVNQHLKEASDTVRNVVDETEEMLSKVEQIERIIQYGNRFRSQNHILSEQLKEAERRFYAYDYNGSFDIAAAAVEKASPGAVQKLLAQQEKEYQHQ; this is translated from the coding sequence ATGGAGTTTATCATCGGTTTAATTGTCATTTTGCTTGCTTTGTTTTCAGTCGGTTATTTCCTTCGAAAAAATATATATAAAGAGATTGACCGATTGGAAGCATGGAAAATTGAAATTTTAAACAGATCAATTGTAGAAGAAATTTCAAAAATCAAACATTTAAAAATGACCGGAGAAACAGAGCAGTTTTTTGAAAGATGGCGTGCAGAGTGGGACGATATCGTCACAGCCCATCTTCCAAAGGTAGAGGAGTTACTATATGATGCAGAAGAGTATTCTGATAAATATCGATTCTCCAAAGCCAAGCAGGTTCTAACGCATATTGAGGATTTGCTGAGTGCTGCTGATTCGAACATTGAAGACATTTTAAAAGAAATTGCAGACCTTGTCACAAGCGAGGAGCAAAATCGCAAGGACATTGAAAAGGTCAAGGAGCAATATCAAACGGTTCGCAAAAATCTGCTTGCATACAGCCATTTGTACGGCACCCTTTATGACAAAATGGAGCAGGACTTAGATGAGGCCTGGGAAGGGATCAAGCAGTACGAGGAAGAAACAGAAAACGGGAACTATATGCAAGCAAGAAAGATTTTGCTTGAACAAGACCGTAGACTCGATCAGCTGCAACTGTATATCAATGATGTACCAAAGCTCATTGCAGACTGCAAACAAACCGTACCAGGACAGCTGACGAAGCTGGAAGACGGATATAAAGAAATGATAGATAAAGGCTACAAGCTGGAGCATATCCAAATCACAAAAGAGCTGGAGAACTTAAATAAACAGCTGACGCGAGCCGAAAAACTACTCATTGATGAACTTCATTTAGAAGAGGCGTCAAGTATTCTGCAAATGATTGATGATGCGATTCAGACGCTATATGATCAGCTGGAGGCAGAAGTAGAAGCAGGTCAAGAAATCAAAAGCAAAATGCCGGAACTAACAGAAGCCTTCGAGAAGCTTGAACAAGATCACACACAAACAAAGGCAGAAACAGCTCTTGTGAAAGAGAGCTACAAGTTGTCAGCAGGGGAACTTGATCAACAGAAGGCATTCGAAAAACGTTTAGAAGAAATTGAAAAGCTGATGAAACAAATTCGCGAGAAGCTTGATCGTGACCATGTGGCTTATTCATTATTAATGGATGAGATCAATCAGCTGGAAACCTTTATCGAAGATGCAAAAGCATTGCACGACACCTTTAAAGATCACCTTCAATCATTAAGAAAAGAAGAATTACAAGCGAGAGAAACATTGGCTGAATTCAAAACGATGCTGACAGATACAGTGCGTCACCTGCATAAAAGCAATATTCCAGGGGTACCTGTAGAAATGAAAGAGCGTGCTGAAAAGGCGCAGGAGATGATCCAGCAAGTGCACGAGCAGCTGGAAAACCTGCCGCTCAATATGTCAGCTGTGAATCAACACTTAAAAGAAGCTTCAGACACAGTGAGAAACGTTGTGGATGAGACAGAAGAAATGCTTAGCAAAGTGGAGCAAATTGAACGAATCATTCAATATGGCAATCGTTTTAGAAGCCAAAATCATATTCTTTCAGAGCAATTAAAAGAGGCAGAACGAAGATTTTACGCCTATGATTACAACGGATCATTTGATATAGCAGCAGCGGCTGTTGAAAAAGCATCACCAGGCGCTGTACAAAAGCTATTAGCTCAGCAAGAAAAAGAGTATCAGCATCAATAA
- a CDS encoding cysteine hydrolase family protein → MVDVQKAFEHEKWGERNNLEAEKNISHLLTFWRENGWPVIHIQHTSDNPDSLFHPANEGHLFKEIARPLKEETVIQKKVNSSFIGTNLEEKLRSNEIDTVVIAGLTTPHCVSTTTRMSGNLGFDTYLISDATAAFGLTDQTGTYFDPETIHRLSLATLHEEFATVLTTEQLLINWAKS, encoded by the coding sequence ATGGTAGATGTACAGAAGGCGTTCGAGCATGAAAAATGGGGAGAACGGAATAACCTAGAGGCAGAGAAGAATATCAGTCATTTATTGACGTTTTGGAGAGAAAACGGCTGGCCTGTTATTCATATTCAGCATACATCTGATAACCCGGATTCCTTATTTCATCCGGCAAATGAAGGGCATCTTTTCAAAGAGATCGCCAGACCGCTAAAGGAAGAAACGGTGATACAAAAGAAAGTCAACAGCAGCTTTATAGGCACTAATTTAGAGGAAAAATTAAGGTCAAACGAGATTGATACTGTGGTGATCGCAGGACTCACAACACCACACTGCGTATCAACGACCACAAGAATGAGCGGAAATCTTGGCTTTGATACGTACCTGATCTCAGATGCAACAGCAGCCTTTGGACTCACAGATCAAACCGGTACATATTTTGACCCAGAAACAATCCATCGGCTCTCGCTTGCCACACTCCATGAGGAATTTGCGACTGTGCTGACAACAGAGCAACTCCTCATAAATTGGGCAAAATCATAA
- the rpsD gene encoding 30S ribosomal protein S4, giving the protein MARYTGPSWKISRRLGISLSGTGKELEKRPYAPGPHGPGQRKKLSEYGLQLQEKQKLRHMYGVNERQFRTLFDKAAKLPGKQGENFMILLETRLDNLVYRLGLARTRRQARQLVNHGHILVDGSRVDIPSFSVKPGQTIALREKSQNLAVVKESVEVNNFVPEYLSFDAEKLEGTFTRLPERSELAPEISEQLIVEFYSR; this is encoded by the coding sequence ATGGCTCGCTATACAGGTCCAAGTTGGAAGATTTCCCGCCGTTTAGGCATTTCATTAAGCGGAACAGGTAAGGAACTTGAAAAACGCCCTTACGCTCCAGGCCCACATGGTCCAGGACAACGCAAAAAACTATCTGAATACGGTTTACAATTACAAGAGAAGCAAAAGCTTCGTCACATGTACGGTGTCAACGAACGTCAATTCCGTACACTATTTGACAAAGCGGCTAAACTTCCTGGTAAACAAGGTGAAAACTTCATGATTCTTCTTGAAACTCGCCTTGACAACCTAGTATACCGTCTTGGCCTTGCTCGTACTCGTCGCCAAGCTCGTCAGCTAGTCAACCATGGTCACATCCTTGTTGATGGAAGCCGTGTAGACATCCCATCTTTCTCTGTGAAACCAGGTCAAACGATTGCTCTTCGTGAGAAATCTCAAAACCTTGCAGTAGTGAAAGAATCAGTTGAAGTAAACAACTTCGTTCCTGAATATCTTTCTTTCGATGCTGAAAAGCTTGAAGGAACTTTCACTCGTCTTCCAGAGCGTTCTGAATTAGCGCCTGAAATCAGCGAACAACTAATCGTTGAGTTCTACTCTCGTTAA
- the refZ gene encoding forespore capture DNA-binding protein RefZ, translating into MKASTTVQTKDRIIEAAIRLFNQKGFSGTSVREIAKEANVNVAHISYYFQGKGGLLEQLVSDFYEGYIHMIESHIHHMETRHAKECLLHVVFDILSYQHEHRQLTRFVYREVTIDSTLIREIMSTYLTKEKYLFQLIIEKGKRTQVICDQLSLSTFMIQLKSLLMMPYLQPQYLTEVLYLNPSEPYFYQMYFKELSRSLHHLLEPKKPASDSHLKLMMSSN; encoded by the coding sequence ATGAAAGCATCAACAACCGTGCAAACAAAAGACCGTATCATTGAAGCTGCCATCAGACTTTTTAACCAAAAAGGATTTTCTGGAACCTCTGTCCGTGAGATTGCGAAGGAAGCAAACGTCAACGTTGCCCACATATCCTATTACTTTCAAGGAAAAGGGGGGCTGCTTGAGCAGCTCGTATCCGATTTTTATGAAGGCTACATTCACATGATTGAATCACATATCCATCACATGGAAACCCGTCACGCAAAAGAATGTTTACTACATGTGGTTTTTGATATTTTATCTTATCAGCACGAACACCGTCAATTAACCCGTTTCGTTTATCGAGAGGTGACAATTGATTCGACGCTGATTAGAGAAATAATGTCGACCTATTTAACAAAAGAAAAGTATTTATTTCAGCTCATCATTGAAAAAGGAAAAAGAACCCAAGTGATTTGTGATCAGCTTTCACTTTCAACGTTTATGATTCAGCTAAAATCACTTCTGATGATGCCCTATTTACAGCCGCAATATTTAACTGAAGTGCTTTATTTGAATCCAAGTGAGCCTTATTTCTATCAGATGTATTTTAAAGAGCTAAGCCGATCGCTTCATCATTTACTAGAACCAAAAAAGCCGGCATCAGATTCTCATTTAAAACTCATGATGTCTTCGAATTGA
- a CDS encoding GAF domain-containing protein: MFHVEKQSGDPSKDYQLLVKQVEAITDGEPDLIANLANAAALLYHSLPEVNWAGFYLEKGGELVLGPFNGLPACVRIPSGKGVCGTAFATGEVQRIADVHAFPGHIACDAASQSEIVVPLKVNGQIIGVLDIDSPVKDRFSEVDETYLIQFTEVLQKALSASTDA, from the coding sequence ATGTTTCATGTCGAAAAACAGTCTGGCGATCCATCAAAAGACTATCAATTGCTCGTTAAACAGGTTGAAGCCATTACAGATGGTGAGCCTGATCTGATTGCCAATCTGGCAAATGCTGCAGCGCTATTGTATCATTCACTCCCAGAAGTCAATTGGGCAGGATTTTATTTAGAAAAGGGCGGCGAGCTTGTTCTCGGACCGTTTAACGGACTGCCTGCATGTGTGCGTATCCCATCTGGAAAAGGCGTTTGCGGTACTGCGTTTGCAACAGGTGAAGTGCAGCGTATCGCTGATGTGCATGCATTCCCCGGGCATATCGCATGTGATGCAGCATCTCAATCTGAAATTGTCGTTCCGCTCAAGGTAAATGGACAGATCATCGGGGTACTCGACATTGACAGCCCCGTGAAAGACCGTTTCAGCGAAGTAGATGAAACCTACTTAATTCAATTTACCGAGGTGCTCCAAAAGGCGTTATCCGCCTCTACAGATGCGTAA
- a CDS encoding cysteine desulfurase family protein, giving the protein MIYLDNSATTKPYPEVLQVYQQVSERFFGNPSSLHQLGIDASRLLSETRKQMLHYTDLKQYEIIFTSGATEANNIAIKGAALARMNRGKHIVTTAIEHPSVIESFEQLKALFGFDISYIQVNEHGHADMNHLKQVLRPDTVLVSMMHVNNETGAIQPIKEAADIIRGHAENALFHVDGVQGMCRVALHKQLDVDLLTISGHKIHGLKGTGALFLKKDTVLAPFITGGEQELGLRSGTENPAGAVSLAKAMKQSFEQLKKHHDEILSLKMQLLKQLEEIEGIVINTPLTQSAPHIVNFSVPGIQIEVLLHMLEKEGLYVSTTSACSAKKKEPSRVLLAMGKSEELAKSSMRISLTYGQGPELAPQIITTIAQSVKKLKGMR; this is encoded by the coding sequence ATGATCTATCTTGATAATAGTGCAACAACAAAGCCTTATCCAGAGGTTTTACAAGTATATCAGCAGGTGAGTGAGCGTTTTTTTGGTAACCCATCTTCGCTTCACCAGCTTGGCATTGATGCAAGCCGCCTGCTAAGTGAAACGAGAAAACAAATGCTTCACTATACAGATTTGAAACAATATGAGATTATTTTTACTTCTGGCGCTACAGAAGCAAATAACATTGCCATTAAAGGAGCAGCTCTCGCCAGAATGAACCGGGGAAAACATATTGTGACAACAGCCATTGAACACCCCTCTGTCATCGAATCGTTCGAACAGTTGAAGGCTTTATTTGGCTTTGATATCTCCTATATTCAAGTAAATGAGCATGGACATGCAGATATGAATCATTTAAAACAAGTGCTTCGCCCTGATACAGTTCTTGTCAGTATGATGCACGTTAATAACGAAACGGGTGCCATTCAGCCAATTAAAGAGGCTGCTGACATCATACGTGGGCATGCCGAAAATGCACTCTTTCATGTCGACGGAGTACAGGGAATGTGCAGAGTAGCACTTCATAAACAGCTGGATGTCGATCTTTTGACGATATCAGGCCACAAAATTCATGGTTTAAAAGGCACAGGAGCGCTCTTTTTAAAGAAAGATACTGTGCTTGCCCCCTTTATCACTGGAGGAGAGCAGGAATTAGGTCTTCGTTCAGGTACAGAAAACCCTGCTGGAGCTGTCAGCTTAGCAAAGGCCATGAAACAATCATTTGAACAGCTGAAAAAGCACCATGATGAGATACTGAGTTTAAAAATGCAGCTGCTAAAACAGCTGGAAGAAATAGAAGGTATCGTCATCAACACACCACTAACGCAAAGTGCGCCGCACATTGTGAATTTTTCAGTGCCGGGTATTCAAATCGAAGTTCTTCTTCATATGCTCGAAAAAGAAGGCTTGTATGTTTCGACAACCTCTGCCTGCTCAGCCAAGAAAAAAGAACCAAGCCGTGTACTGCTAGCGATGGGGAAATCGGAAGAACTAGCCAAAAGCAGTATGAGAATCAGCTTGACGTATGGACAAGGACCAGAGTTAGCACCACAAATCATCACAACGATCGCACAAAGTGTGAAAAAATTAAAAGGAATGAGATAA
- the hisJ gene encoding histidinol-phosphatase HisJ, with amino-acid sequence MLKQDAHLHTPFCPHGSLDPFHSYIEKAIKKGFDSITFTEHAPLPPSFRDPTPEQDSAMKLQDLESYLMKLNQLKQEYEGQLIVKTGLEVDYIKEYEEETSAFLDCYGPELDDSILSVHFLPADDDYICLDFDEHAFQQLISIHGSIEQVYQSYYDQIHSSILSSLGHYKPKRIGHITLVQKFKQLFPYEMSTELCEKVALCLEETAKKGMSLDFNTSGLRKTYARSIYLAPWMIDFAKQKKIPLIFGSDAHQAEDLGYAYDQFEDIMSFK; translated from the coding sequence ATGCTGAAACAAGATGCACATCTACATACACCGTTTTGCCCGCACGGCTCGCTTGATCCTTTTCATTCTTATATTGAAAAAGCCATCAAAAAGGGATTTGATTCCATAACCTTTACCGAGCATGCCCCTCTGCCTCCATCGTTTCGAGATCCAACACCTGAGCAGGATAGTGCCATGAAGCTCCAAGACCTTGAATCGTACTTAATGAAACTGAATCAACTAAAACAGGAATACGAAGGACAATTAATAGTAAAAACTGGGCTTGAGGTTGACTATATCAAAGAGTATGAAGAGGAAACAAGTGCCTTTTTAGACTGCTACGGTCCAGAACTAGACGACAGCATTTTATCTGTTCACTTTCTTCCTGCTGACGATGATTATATTTGCCTTGATTTTGACGAGCATGCCTTTCAGCAACTAATAAGCATCCATGGCAGCATCGAACAGGTCTATCAAAGCTACTATGACCAAATTCATTCTTCTATTCTATCATCTTTAGGGCACTATAAGCCAAAAAGAATCGGTCATATCACCCTTGTGCAGAAATTCAAACAGCTTTTCCCATATGAAATGTCAACTGAACTTTGTGAAAAGGTCGCCCTTTGTCTTGAAGAAACGGCAAAAAAAGGGATGTCCTTAGACTTTAATACATCAGGTCTTCGTAAAACATATGCCAGAAGTATCTATTTGGCCCCATGGATGATTGACTTTGCAAAACAGAAAAAAATTCCGCTCATATTCGGGTCTGATGCCCATCAAGCGGAAGATCTCGGATATGCTTATGATCAATTCGAAGACATCATGAGTTTTAAATGA
- a CDS encoding alpha/beta-type small acid-soluble spore protein has translation MAQQNRQSSSNQLVVPGAAQAIDQMKYEIASEFGVNLGPETTARANGSVGGEITKRLVSYAQQHMGGGSF, from the coding sequence ATGGCTCAACAAAACAGACAAAGCAGTTCTAATCAATTAGTCGTTCCAGGCGCTGCACAAGCGATCGACCAAATGAAGTATGAAATCGCTTCAGAATTTGGTGTAAACCTTGGACCAGAAACAACAGCTCGCGCTAACGGATCAGTTGGTGGAGAAATCACTAAGCGTCTAGTATCTTACGCTCAACAACATATGGGTGGCGGATCTTTCTAA